In Fodinibius saliphilus, a genomic segment contains:
- a CDS encoding pyruvoyl-dependent arginine decarboxylase: protein MSKLAPNATVKNKMMVKTPNIYCLVKGASEGRTKLNAFDNALLNAGVGDTNLMRMSSILPPKAAQRPVDDIDLPAGGLIPLAYAHIDSATPGRYISSAVAVGIPEDETQPGVIMEYEDHGRLENVEEIVKQMVIDAFDYRNRVLKEIKSIGIEHQVQNCGATFAGVVLWYE from the coding sequence ATGTCAAAATTAGCACCAAATGCTACAGTTAAGAACAAAATGATGGTGAAAACACCGAATATCTATTGCCTGGTAAAAGGGGCATCAGAAGGACGCACAAAATTGAATGCGTTTGATAATGCCTTGCTGAATGCCGGGGTGGGAGATACCAACCTTATGAGAATGAGCAGTATTTTACCCCCCAAAGCGGCTCAACGCCCTGTTGATGATATTGATCTGCCGGCCGGGGGATTGATTCCATTGGCGTATGCCCATATTGATTCGGCAACACCGGGGCGGTATATCTCCTCAGCTGTTGCTGTGGGTATTCCTGAGGATGAAACCCAGCCTGGTGTAATTATGGAGTATGAGGATCACGGTCGCTTAGAAAATGTAGAAGAAATTGTAAAACAAATGGTTATTGATGCTTTTGATTATCGTAATCGGGTATTGAAGGAGATTAAATCGATCGGCATTGAACACCAAGTTCAAAACTGTGGCGCCACTTTTGCGGGCGTTGTTCTTTGGTACGAATGA